A single genomic interval of Hoplias malabaricus isolate fHopMal1 chromosome 7, fHopMal1.hap1, whole genome shotgun sequence harbors:
- the LOC136701489 gene encoding trace amine-associated receptor 13c-like produces the protein MNFTGINQTDPCLLFHCPERSVSTAVYVLLYVSAAAVVLLTVCGNLLIIISVCHFKQLHTPTNMLILSLAVSDFLVGLLVIPIAIIWMIESCWIFNAVSCLCYIYISYFLTATSIFNVALIAVDRYVALSNPFLYTKSVSVNTMCLVVVSNWVLLLLYHIAMQYFNGYYTNLVLCPGNCFLVIDKVWYLFEVLLKFVVLFTVITVLYILVFVIARKHASAIRDLNIKTKTQTSRHTTDSMKSERKAARALGILVFVFLACMFPFSVYTALSSVIQFEMGTFQVFVMLVYLNSTINPVIYALFYPWFRRCVKLTLTLQIFSGSSSLIKVL, from the coding sequence ATGAATTTCACTGGGATTAACCAAACAGATCCCTGTCTGCTCTTTCACTGTCCAGAGAGATCTGTATCTACTGCAGTGTATGTGTTGTTGTATGTATCTGCAGCGGCTGTAGTTctgttaacagtgtgtggaaacctgctcatcatcatctctgtctgtcacttcaagcagctccacactccgactaacatgctcatcctctctctggctgtgtctgATTTTCTGGTCGGACTTCTGGTGATTCCGATAGCAATAATATGGATGATTGAATCGTGTTGGATTTTTAATGCAGTTTCCTGTTTGTGTTACATATATATCTCCTATTTTCTCACAGCCACATCTATATTTAATGTTGCACTGATAGCAGTCGATCGATATGTTGCTCTCTCCAATCCGTTTCTCTACACTAAATCAGTCTCTGTGAACACAATGTGTTTGGTTGTTGTATCTAACTGGGTGTTGTTGCTGTTATATCACATAGCAATGCAGTACTTCAATGGATACTACACCAATCTAGTCCTGTGTCCTGGAAACTGCTTTTTGGTCATAGATAAAGTCTGGTATTTATTTGAGGTCCTGTTaaaatttgttgttttatttactgttataACTGTATTGTATATTCTAGTTTTTGTTATTGCAAGAAAACATGCCAGTGCTATCAGAGATCTTAACATTAAGACCAAGACTCAGACGTCAAGACACACAACTGACTCTATGAAATCAGAGAGAAAAGCAGCAAGAGCACTTGGTAttttagtgtttgtgttcttggcGTGTATGTTTCCATTTTCTGTTTATACTGCATTAAGTAGCGTTATACAGTTTGAAATGGGGACATTTCAAGTTTTTGTAATGTTGGTTTATCTGAATTCTACAATTAATCCAGTAATTTATGCTTTGTTTTATCCATGGTTTAGGAGGTGTGTTAAACTGACTTTAACACTTCAGATATTCAGCGGTAGTTCTTCATTGATTAAAGTTTTATAA
- the LOC136702841 gene encoding trace amine-associated receptor 13c-like, translating to MNITQINQTDPCLFFHCPERSVSTAVYVLLYVSAAAVVLLTVCGNLLIIISVCHFKQLHTPTNMLILSLAVSDFLVGLLVIPIAIIWMIESCWIFNAVSCLCYLYISYFLTATSIFDIALIAVDRYVALSNPFLYTKSVSVNTMCLVVVSNWVLLLLYHIAMQYFNGQYTNLVLCPGTCFLVLDKVWYLFEVLLKFIILFTVITVLYILVFVIARKHASAIRDLNIKTKTRTSRHTTDSMKSERKAARALGILVFVFLACMFPSSVYAALSSVIQFEMRTFQVFVMLIYLNSTINPVIYALFYPWFRRCVKLTLTLQIFNTNSSLINVL from the coding sequence ATGAATATTACCCAGATTAACCAAACGGATCCCTGTCTGTTCTTTCACTGTCCAGAGAGATCTGTATCTACTGCAGTGTATGTGTTGTTGTATGTATCTGCAGCTGCTGTAGTTctgttaacagtgtgtggaaacctgctcatcatcatctctgtctgtcacttcaagcagctccacactccgactaacatgctcatcctctctctggctgtgtctgACTTTCTGGTCGGACTTCTGGTGATTCCGATAGCAATAATATGGATGATTGAATCTTGTTGGATTTTTAAtgctgtttcctgtttgtgttaCTTATATATCTCCTATTTTCTCACAGCCACATCTATATTTGACATTGCACTGATAGCAGTCGATCGATATGTTGCTCTCTCTAACCCGTTTCTCTACACTAAATCAGTCTCTGTGAACACAATGTGTTTGGTTGTTGTATCTAACTGGGTGTTGTTGCTGTTATATCACATAGCAATGCAGTACTTCAATGGACAATACACAAATCTAGTCCTGTGTCCTGGAACCTGCTTTTTGGTTTTAGATAAAGTCTGGTATTTATTTGAGGTCCTGttaaaatttattattttatttactgttataACTGTATTGTACATTCTAGTTTTTGTTATTGCAAGAAAACATGCCAGTGCTATCAGAGATCTTAACATTAAGACCAAGACTCGGACGTCAAGACACACAACTGACTCTATGAAATCAGAGAGAAAAGCAGCAAGAGCACTTGGTAttttagtgtttgtgttcttggcGTGTATGTTTCCAAGTTCTGTTTATGCTGCATTAAGTAGCGTTATACAGTTTGAAATGAGGACATTTCAAGTTTTTGTAATGTTGATTTATTTGAATTCTACCATTAATCCAGTAATTTATGCTTTGTTTTATCCATGGTTTAGGAGGTGTGTTAAACTGACTTTAACACTTCAGATATTCAACACTAATTcttcattaataaatgttttataa
- the LOC136701496 gene encoding trace amine-associated receptor 13c-like translates to MNFTGINQTDPCLLFHCPERSVSTAVYVLLYVSAAAVVLLTVCGNLLIIISVCHFKQLHTPTNMLILSLAVSDFLVGLLVIPIAIIWMIESCWIFNAVSCLCYIYISYFLTATSIFNIALIAVDRYVALSNPFLYTKSVSVNTMCLVVVSNWVLLLLYHIALQYFNGYYTNLVLCPGTCFLVLDKFWYLFEVLLKFVVLFTVITVLYILVFVIARKHASAIRDLNIKTKTRTSRNITDSMKSERKAARALGILVFVFLACMFPCSVYTALSSVIQFEMGTFQIILMLVYLNSTINPVIYALFYPWFRRCVKLTLTLQIFGTSSSLINVL, encoded by the coding sequence ATGAATTTCACTGGGATTAACCAAACAGATCCCTGTCTGCTCTTTCACTGTCCAGAGAGATCTGTATCTACTGCAGTGTATGTGTTGTTGTATGTATCTGCAGCTGCTGTAGTTctgttaacagtgtgtggaaacctgctcatcatcatctctgtctgtcacttcaagcagctccacactccgactaacatgctcatcctctctctcgctgtgtCTGACTTTCTGGTCGGACTTCTGGTGATTCCGATAGCAATAATATGGATGATTGAATCTTGTTGGATTTTTAATGCAGTTTCCTGTTTGTGTTACATATATATCTCCTATTTTCTCACAGCCACATCTATATTTAACATTGCACTGATAGCAGTCGATCGATATGTTGCTCTCTCCAATCCGTTTCTCTACACTAAATCAGTCTCTGTGAACACAATGTGTTTGGTTGTTGTATCTAACTGGGTGTTGTTGCTGTTATATCACATAGCACTGCAGTACTTCAATGGATACTACACCAATCTAGTACTGTGTCCTGGAACCTGCTTTTTGGTTTTAGATAAATTCTGGTATTTATTTGAGGTCCTGTTaaaatttgttgttttatttactgttataACTGTATTGTATATTCTAGTTTTTGTTATTGCAAGAAAACATGCCAGTGCTATCAGAGATCTTAACATTAAGACCAAGACTCGGACGTCAAGAAACATAACTGACTCTATGAAATCAGAGAGAAAAGCAGCAAGAGCACTTGGTAttttagtgtttgtgttcttggcGTGTATGTTTCCATGTTCTGTTTATACTGCACTAAGTAGCGTTATACAGTTTGAAATGGGGACATTTCAAATAATCTTGATGTTGGTTTATTTGAACTCCACCATTAATCCAGTAATTTATGCTTTGTTTTACCCATGGTTTAGGAGGTGTGTTAAACTGACTTTAACACTTCAGATATTCGGCACTAGTTcttcattaataaatgttttataa
- the LOC136702334 gene encoding trace amine-associated receptor 13c-like: protein MNITQINQTDPCLFFHCPERSVSTAVYVLLYVSAAAVVLLTVCGNLLIIISVCHFKQLHTPTNMLILSLAVSDFLVGLFVIPIAIIWMVESCWIFNSLFCICFILTSYFVTNTSIFNVALIAVDRYFALSNPFLYTKAVSVKTMCFVVASNWFMVLFYNLALQYFNGHFVILVMCPGDCFFVLDESWSLVDPILTFVFPCAVIVILYASVFVIARKHATAIRGLKTQTRSKIMTESMKSERKAAKVLGILVSVFLACLLPYFIYTVLGRVIEIELGSFQKVLMLVYLNSTINPIIYALFYPWFRRCVKLTLTLKIFNTYSSLMNIL, encoded by the coding sequence ATGAATATTACCCAGATAAACCAAACGGATCCCTGTCTGTTCTTTCACTGTCCAGAGAGATCTGTATCTACTGCAGTGTATGTGTTGTTGTATGTATCTGCAGCGGCTGTAGTTctgttaacagtgtgtggaaacctgctcatcatcatctctgtctgtcacttcaagcagctccacactccgacTAACATGCTCATCCTCTCTTTGGCTGTGTCTGACTTTCTGGTCGGACTTTTTGTGATTCCAATAGCAATAATATGGATGGTTGAATCATGTTGGATATTTAATAGTCTTTTCtgcatatgttttattttaacctCATACTTTGTGACAAACACATCAATATTCAATGTTGCTCTGATTGCAGTTGATCGGTATTTTGCTCTTTCTAACCCATTCCTCTACACTAAAGCAGTCTCTGTGAAGACAATGTGTTTTGTAGTTGCATCTAACTGGTTTATGGTGTTATTTTACAATCTAGCACTTCAGTACTTTAATGGACATTTTGTAATTCTGGTAATGTGTCCTGGagactgtttttttgttttggatgAGAGCTGGTCTCTGGTTGATCCCATATTGACATTTGTGTTCCCGTGTGCTGTAATAGTTATACTGTATGCTTCAGTCTTTGTAATCGCGAGGAAACATGCCACTGCCATCAGAGGCCTTAAAACTCAGACAAGGTCAAAGATTATGACAGAATCTATGAAATCCGAGAGGAAAGCAGCAAAAGTACTTGGAATTTTAGTCTCTGTGTTTCTAGCCTGTTTGcttccatattttatttatactgTATTAGGGAGGGTAATAGAAATTGAATTAGGGTCATTTCAAAAAGTCTTGATGTTGGTTTATCTAAATTCTACCATTAACCCTATTATTTATGCTTTGTTTTACCCATGGTTCAGGAGGTGTGTTAAGCTAACTTTAactcttaaaatatttaacacatACTCTTCACTGATGAATATTCTTTAA